TCTCTGTTGCCATGATGGCACTGACATCTATCGTTATCTTCACCGGTATATTCGCATCGTGGGAAGTAGAAACCCTGTCGAAAGAATTTTTCGTTTCACTGATTCTGTTATCGAGTGGAGTATACGGTTTCTTCATCTCCATTGATTTATTCACCCAGTTCTTGTTTTATGAATTGGCGGTTATCCCGATGTACCTGCTTATCGGTCTCTGGGGCAGCGGTCCGAAAGAGTACTCAGCCATGAAGCTCACACTGATGCTGATGGGTGGTTCTGCACTATTACTCGTTGGCATACTCGGAATTTATTTCAATTCAAATGCCGGTGGCGGTGCGCTTACATTTAATATACTTGAAATTTCTAAGGTTCATATTCCCATTGAAGCCCAACGCTTTTTCTTCCCGCTTACATTTCTTGGTTTTGGTGTACTGGGCGCGTTGTTCCCCTTCCACACATGGTCGCCCGACGGTCATGCCTCCGCTCCTACCGCAGTATCCATGCTGCATGCAGGCGTACTTATGAAACTCGGCGGATACGGATGCTTCAGAGTAGCAATGTTCCTCATGCCCGAAGGAGCCAGAGAACTTGGATGGATATTTTTGATTCTGACAACCATCAGTGTTGTGTACGGCGCATTCGGCGCGGTTTTCCAGAAAGACCTGAAGTATATCAACGCATATTCATCCGTCAGTCATTGCGGTCTGGTACTTTTTGGCGTGCTGATGATGAACAGAACATCCATGGACGGCGCTGTACTGCAGATGATATCACACGGTATCATGTGTGCTTTATTCTTCGCCCTTATCGGGATGATTTACGGAAGAACCCATACCCGTATGATTGACCAGATGAGCGGTATCATGAAGGTGATGCCATTCCTGGGAGTCGTATATGTTATTGGCGGTCTCGCTTCATTAGGACTTCCCGGACTGAGTGGATTTGTTGCAGAATCGCACATATTCGTGGGTTCATTCCAGAATCCTGATTTGTTCCACCGTGTGTGCACCATCATCGCAGTAACATCCATTGTAATTACGGCCGTGTATATTCTGCGTGTTGTCGGCATGATGGTCTTCGGACCTATGACCAACAAAGAGCACCTGCAACTCAAGGATGCAAAATGGTTTGAGCGTTTAAGTGCAGGTACACTTACTATTGTTTTGTTTGCTATTGGTATTGCACCGCTTTGGTTATCGAACATGATTGGCAACAGCCTGCAACCCATTATTGATAAAATTGCCGCTATCACTATATTTTAACTGACCGGAATAATAATTTTTTTAGCAATATAGGCTCTATGAATATTGAAAGTTTCCTGATAATGAGGCACGAATTGCTGCTCACCGCTGCGGCAATGCTGATGCTGTTGGCAGAACTGCTTACGGCGCCCAAGAACAAGGCAGGCCTCAGGCCGTTTGCGGTGATTGTGTTTCTGCTGGTAACCATTGCCGGATTTCTTCCTGCAACCACAGGTTCTATTTTCGGCGGAATGTACGTAACGAGCGACCTGCAGATATTGGTTAAGAATTTCCTGAATATCGGTGTATTCATTATCCTGCTGCAAGCGCACAAATGGCTCAAATTCGAAGAGAACAGCAATAAAGTGGGCGAGTTCTACATCTTATTGATGTCAACCCTTATCGGGATGAACTTTATGATATCATCAGGCGATTTTCTGATGTTCTACATAGGTCTCGAACTGGCAACTATTCCTGTTGCCTCGCTTGCTGCTTATGATTTTTACAAAGCACGCTCTGCTGAAGCGGGTATCAAACTGCTGCTTTCATCAGCTTTGTCGTCGGGCATCATGTTATATGGTATTTCAATGATTTACGGAACCACAGGTTCTATCTACTTTGCAGAAGTAATGACAAAGATAGGAACCGAACCCCTGCATGTTCTTGCATTCATCTTTTTCTCTGCCGGTATGTTCTTTAAAATATCCGTTGTTCCCTTCCATTTATGGACTGCCGATGTTTACGAAGGTGCACCCATCAGCGTCACATCCTATCTTTCGGTAATTTCAAAAGGCGCCGCTGCATTTATTTTTATGATTATCCTTTTTACTGTTTTTCGCCCGTTAATTTCAATGTGGCAGGATATGATCTGGGTACTCGCAGTACTTACCATGACCATCGGTAATCTGTTTGCTATGCGCCAGAAGAACCTGAAACGCTTCCTCGCTTTCTCCTCTATTTCGCAGGCCGGATTTCTGTTGCTTGGTATCATTGGCGGCAATAAGCTCGGCATGACATCTGTGGTTTATTACATACTTGTTTACATCGTTTCAAATCTTGCAGCCTTTACGGTAGTTTCATCCATCTCGAATGCTACCGGCAAAGAAAATATGGATGATTACGACGGCTTGTATCTTACCAATCCAAATCTAAGCCTTACCATGATGTTAGCGCTGTTCTCCCTTGCCGGAATTCCGCCTTTGGCCGGATTTTTCGGGAAGTTCTTCCTGTTCACCGCTGCAGCGGAACAAGGCTTTTATATCTTAGTTCTGATAGCCGTTCTCAACGCCATCATCTCATTGTATTACTATTTACTCGTGATAAAGGCAATGTTCATCAATAAAAACGATAACCCTATCGCTAAATTTAAATCAGATGCCGCAACAAGAATCGGATTAATCTTATGCCTTGTTGGTATGGCAGCGATTGGTTTCGCAAGCCCCATCTGGGAATACATACGTTTATACACATTTGGTAACTAAAATTACAACCCAATGCCAACTATAAAATCCAAACATACGATAGCCGAAATTGAAGGTGTACGCTGCACCATTGTAGAGTCGGATGCAACATCAGCAAGGGTTGAATTTCTTAAAGACCTGCTCGAATTCAATAAGTACACGGTGAAAGTAATTGCCAATAAATCTGCCGGCGAAAATCAGCCACTCACCTACACCATAGGAGTAGCCGATGTTTTGTTCAATCCGGTAATTGCAATTTATGAACGCGCACTCAAGACGAAAGATGGTTACAAAGTAACTCCCGCATTCTGGTTAGAGCAATCGCGTATTTGCGATCCGCGTTATTGGCGTGCCCGCGAAGTAGAAACAGGCGACCCGAGGCAAACTTATACCATTACGGATACTATCAGGTAACAGGTAACAGGTAACAGGTAACAGGTAAAAGAAAAAAAACTATTCCTGAACTGGTAAAGTAAACAAAAAAGCCGTTCCGTAAGGAATGGCTTTTTCTTTATAACCACCAGGAAAATTCCTGTATTTCTTTTAAAACAACATATCAGATTATAGGCAACTTATTACCTATTACCTGTATTCTAACCCATGTTGCTGGCACGGTGCAGCAAATCCATATCAAGAATATCAAGAGCACGCTTGTCGCTGCGTATTATTCCTTCTTCTTCGAATTGCTTTAAAGTACGGATAGTATTCTCGGTAGAAAGATTTGATAACTCGGCAAGATCCTTGCGGGAGAAAAGACTGTCGATATGCATACTGTCAAAGGTCTCGGACAGATAAAGGATTGTATCGGCGAGCTTACCGCGTGTTTGCTTGAGCGCAATACTGGCAAGGCGTTCGAACCTCTTTTTACCGTTAATATTGGTATATTGGAGCATATCAAATCCAAAAAGTGAATTAGTCTTCAATGCCTCAATCACACCGTTAATTTCAAAGGCACAAATACGCACATCGCTAAGAGCAATCACCGACATGGGTGCATGAAAATGATTCGCCAAAAAATTCATATTTATCAAACCCGCAGATTTCACAACCTCAATAATAAAGCTATTACTGAAATTACTTTCAATAACGAGTTTGCAATATCCCTCTGTAAGTAATAACAGGAAAGGATTTTCGGCGCCACTTTTTACAATTACTTCGCCCTTGGTGTACTTGTAGGTTTTCTTATCCAGATGCAGCCTGTCATATTCGGCTTTGTTTAGGTTTTTAAAGAAATAGCAACGATCAGTACACGTTTCGCAATTGCATGTTTCTAATATTTCCAGCATATGTTTTGGATTTAGGGATGTAAAAATACAACAAATTGACAAAAATCATTTAGTTATTTCATATAATTCTCAATTTAGGTATGGTTATCGCGTTATATAATTACTAAATTTGCTCACTTAAAAATATCAGACTTATGAAAACCCTTGGTTTAGTTGTTCTTTCGTTGACTGCAGCTTTGATAATTGCTGCAAGCGCTATTACCTTTACAAGTTATTCCTACAATGCAGGCTCACCTGAAGCGTGTACCGGCTCACCGGCTGACAAAGGCACCTGCGCCAAACCCGAGTGTCATAAAGGTACTGCTTCTTTTAAAGCAGGCCTGATTACTTCTACTATTCCGGTTGCCGGCTATACTGCAGGTCAGGTTTATACTATCACTGCAAAAGTTACCGGAGCTGCTACAGCAAAAAAATTCGGATTTCAGGTTTCGCCGCAAAATTCGACAGGCAAATTACTTGGAACCATGGTACCCATAAATACAACGGAAACCAAACTTACAAACAAAGGCAAATACATTTGCCACAAAGACCTTGGCACCGAAGGAAAAGGATCCAAAACATGGACGTTTAAATGGACAGCGCCTGCTGCAGGAACGGGAAAAGTTACATTTTACGGATGCTTCCTTATTGGCGGAAAACCCGAGTTAATTTACACCTCAAAACTTGAAATAAAAGAAGCAGTCTGATAATTCAGAATCTACCCAAACCATATTTTAAGCTTATTCCATTATGAAAAAAAATCTATTGTTTGCCTTTGCTGCAATTATTTGCATGGCGATTACAACATCCAAATCACACGCTCAAACAGCCGGCACACTTACCTTTTCAGTTACTACTACTGAACCATCGGGTGGTTATACAGGCTCACATGTCCTTGCAATTTGGGTGGAGAACAACTCCGGCACTTTCATTAAAACAAAAATGAGATATGCCCAAGCACGTGTACAATATTTGAATACCTGGATTACAAAGTCAGGTCAAAATGTTGTAGATGCAGTGACCGGTGCCACACTCAATAGTCACGGAACCATGTCCATTACCTGGAATGCCACCAATGTTTCTGCGGTTGTTGTACCTGATGGCACTTATAAAATATGGATGCAAATGGCCGATCGTAACTCCAACGGTGCCACGGCAAGCATCACCTTTACAAAAAGTCCGACACCCATTGTTAATCAGACCTTTGCTAATAGTGGCAACTTCACCAATATGACACTAAACTGGACACCCATCAGCAGCAGCACAGAAACAATAAAACCGGGCGCATCATTAAGCTGTTTCCCGAACCCTTTTACCGATATGCTTACCTTAACGTTTAATTTAAGCGACATGCAGCGCGTAAATGCATCGGTTTACGATTTTGAAGGCAAACTGGTAAAAACCCTTTCTGATGAGATGCTCTCTGAAGGAACTCACTCCTTTAACTGGGATGCCACTGACAGCAAAGGCAATCAAACAGCAAAAGGAATTTATTTTATAAAAGTAACCGCAGGAAATACAACAAGTGTGAAAAAAGTAATTTTCTCGCGATAATTTTCGTTGCACTCACTCTAACTACGGTCTATTACCTCACGGTTATACAATATTAATTGTGAGTTCATCATAAATCATTTAACGGCATGCCAGAGAACTACGGGCAGCCGTTTTTTTTTATTCCCAATTACGGATAATTCAGTATCGAATATCCTGATATTTCTTACTCATTCTTGACAATTATTGCCCATATTCATTCGAAAATATTGTACAAACACCCAATTTTAAACCATTAAAATTTTATCAACCTGCAACTTTTTAGCTTTATTGCCGTATTCATAGTAAGTTATAATAAAGCCAGTGTACTTACTTAAAGGTTCAAGAATAATGAACAAAATGGCAGAAATTGTTAGTAAATTAACTGCCTTATAAAATGTTAAATATTTTAAAGTTACCTACCTTTACTAGGCATTTTAATATAGAATATTATGATAACAAAACGACTTACTGAGTTGTTACGGGAACGGATATGCAAACCGGCTTTCCGCATTTTTCTCATCTCTGCTTTTATATTCGCAATAACCACACTCAGAGCTTTTGCTACAGATTATTACTGGGTAGCAAGCGGTGGTTCCAGTAGTGGGAACTGGAGTGATGCCGTGCACTGGTCAACCACGAGTGGAGGAACAGGTGGCAGCTCAATACCGGGCTCCGCGGATAATGTATTCTTTGATGCAAATTCATTTATATCGGCAGGACGCGTTGTAACAATTAACGTTGCCACGGCTTCATGCAAAAGCATGGACTGGACAGGCGCTACTGGCACACCCACGCTGGCAACCAGTGCGACTACAAACACACTG
The sequence above is drawn from the Bacteroidota bacterium genome and encodes:
- a CDS encoding NADH-quinone oxidoreductase subunit M, with product MNLSVFVLVPILTIFGILLTKSNKGVRVVSAAGMSIQLILTGILVLMYLAERRAGNTAEMLFTFDRTWFESLNIHYAIGVDGISVAMMALTSIVIFTGIFASWEVETLSKEFFVSLILLSSGVYGFFISIDLFTQFLFYELAVIPMYLLIGLWGSGPKEYSAMKLTLMLMGGSALLLVGILGIYFNSNAGGGALTFNILEISKVHIPIEAQRFFFPLTFLGFGVLGALFPFHTWSPDGHASAPTAVSMLHAGVLMKLGGYGCFRVAMFLMPEGARELGWIFLILTTISVVYGAFGAVFQKDLKYINAYSSVSHCGLVLFGVLMMNRTSMDGAVLQMISHGIMCALFFALIGMIYGRTHTRMIDQMSGIMKVMPFLGVVYVIGGLASLGLPGLSGFVAESHIFVGSFQNPDLFHRVCTIIAVTSIVITAVYILRVVGMMVFGPMTNKEHLQLKDAKWFERLSAGTLTIVLFAIGIAPLWLSNMIGNSLQPIIDKIAAITIF
- a CDS encoding Crp/Fnr family transcriptional regulator; the protein is MLEILETCNCETCTDRCYFFKNLNKAEYDRLHLDKKTYKYTKGEVIVKSGAENPFLLLLTEGYCKLVIESNFSNSFIIEVVKSAGLINMNFLANHFHAPMSVIALSDVRICAFEINGVIEALKTNSLFGFDMLQYTNINGKKRFERLASIALKQTRGKLADTILYLSETFDSMHIDSLFSRKDLAELSNLSTENTIRTLKQFEEEGIIRSDKRALDILDMDLLHRASNMG
- a CDS encoding NADH-quinone oxidoreductase subunit N; amino-acid sequence: MNIESFLIMRHELLLTAAAMLMLLAELLTAPKNKAGLRPFAVIVFLLVTIAGFLPATTGSIFGGMYVTSDLQILVKNFLNIGVFIILLQAHKWLKFEENSNKVGEFYILLMSTLIGMNFMISSGDFLMFYIGLELATIPVASLAAYDFYKARSAEAGIKLLLSSALSSGIMLYGISMIYGTTGSIYFAEVMTKIGTEPLHVLAFIFFSAGMFFKISVVPFHLWTADVYEGAPISVTSYLSVISKGAAAFIFMIILFTVFRPLISMWQDMIWVLAVLTMTIGNLFAMRQKNLKRFLAFSSISQAGFLLLGIIGGNKLGMTSVVYYILVYIVSNLAAFTVVSSISNATGKENMDDYDGLYLTNPNLSLTMMLALFSLAGIPPLAGFFGKFFLFTAAAEQGFYILVLIAVLNAIISLYYYLLVIKAMFINKNDNPIAKFKSDAATRIGLILCLVGMAAIGFASPIWEYIRLYTFGN
- a CDS encoding DUF2271 domain-containing protein yields the protein MKKNLLFAFAAIICMAITTSKSHAQTAGTLTFSVTTTEPSGGYTGSHVLAIWVENNSGTFIKTKMRYAQARVQYLNTWITKSGQNVVDAVTGATLNSHGTMSITWNATNVSAVVVPDGTYKIWMQMADRNSNGATASITFTKSPTPIVNQTFANSGNFTNMTLNWTPISSSTETIKPGASLSCFPNPFTDMLTLTFNLSDMQRVNASVYDFEGKLVKTLSDEMLSEGTHSFNWDATDSKGNQTAKGIYFIKVTAGNTTSVKKVIFSR
- a CDS encoding choice-of-anchor V domain-containing protein, with translation MKTLGLVVLSLTAALIIAASAITFTSYSYNAGSPEACTGSPADKGTCAKPECHKGTASFKAGLITSTIPVAGYTAGQVYTITAKVTGAATAKKFGFQVSPQNSTGKLLGTMVPINTTETKLTNKGKYICHKDLGTEGKGSKTWTFKWTAPAAGTGKVTFYGCFLIGGKPELIYTSKLEIKEAV